From the genome of Amycolatopsis granulosa:
GAGGGCTGGGAGACCCGCAGCGCCGGGTCCGGCAGCGGGGCCGTCCGCGTGGCCCGGGATTTCCGCCCGGACGCGGTCGTGCTGGACGTCATGCTGCCCGACTTCAGCGGTCTGGAGGTGCTGACCAGGCTGCGCACCGAGGCGCCGCACCTGCCCGTGTTGTTCCTCACCGCCCGCGACGCGGTGGAGGACCGCATCGCCGGGCTCACCGCGGGCGGCGACGACTACGTGACGAAGCCGTTCAGCCTGGAGGAGGTCGTGCTGCGGCTGCGGGCGCTGCTGCGCCGGTCGCGGGTGGTCGCCGCGAACGAGGGCTCGACCCTGACCGTCGGCGACCTCACGCTGGACGAGGACAGCCGCGAGGTGTTCCGCGGCGGCGACCCGGTCTCGCTGACCGCGACCGAGTTCGAGCTGCTGCGCTTCCTGATGCGCAACCCCAAGCGGGTGCTGTCCAAGGCGCAGATCCTGGACCGCGTGTGGAGCTACGACTTCGGCGGCCAGGCCAACATCGTGGAACTCTACATCTCCTACCTCCGGAAGAAGATCGACGCGGGCAGGGAGCCGATGATCCACACGATGCGCGGCGCGGGGTATGTCCTCAAACCCGCAGGCTGAGCACGCCCACCCGCGGCGGCTCCTGCCCTCCTCCCTGCGCGGCAAGCTGATCGCGCAGGTCATCGCGCTGCTCGCGCTCGTGTGCCTGGTCGTCGGCCTGGTCACCGAGGTCGCGTTGCGCAGCTTCCTCTACCACCAGCTCGACGACCGGCTGGTGGCCGCGAGCGAGCGCGGCACGCGTCAGCCGCCCCCGGGTTCGTGGAACGGCTCGCCGATCCAGCCGCCGCCGGACTCGCTGCGGGTACCGGGACAGGGCATCGGCACGCTGGCGGTCGCGGTCTTCCCGGACGGCACCACCCGGGCCGGCGTGCTGCGCGGCTCGCACACCGGATCGGCGGACAACCCGTTCCCCAGCGACCCGGTGCCGGCCGGCCAGTTGCGCACCCTGCTCGCACTGCCCAGCGACGGCAAGCGGCGCAGCGTCGACCTCGGCACCCTCGGCGGCTACCGGGTCGTGTCGGTGCGGGCGCCGGACGGCACGCTGCTCGTCACCGGCCTCCCGCTCGCCGAGGTCGACGAAACCCTGTGGCGGCTCGGGTTCGTCTTCGGCGGTGTCGCGCTCGGCGGCCTGCTCCTCGCCGGCGGGCTCGGCGCGATCACCATCCGCCGCACCATGCGCCCGCTGGACCGGCTCGCCGACACCGCGGCCAAGGTGTCCCAGCTGCCGCTCGACCGCGGTGAGGTCGCGCTGTCGATCCGGGTGCCGCCGGTGGACACCGACACCCGCACCGAGGTCGGCAAGGTCGGCGCGGCGTTCAACCAGATGCTCGGGCACGTCGGCGCGGCGCTGAACGCGCGGCAGGCCAGTGAGAGCCGGGTGCGGCAGTTCGTCGCCGACGCGAGCCACGAGCTGCGCACCCCGCTCGCCGCCATCCGCGGTTACGCCGAGCTGGCCCGGCGCAGCGGGGAGGCGGTGCCACCGGACATCGCGTTCGCGATGGGCCGCGTGGAGTCCGAGTCGGCCCGGATGACCACCCTCGTCGAGGACCTGCTGCTGCTCGCGCGCCTGGACTCCGGGCGGCACCGCGTCTACGAGCCGGTCGACTTCTCCCGGATCGTGGCCGATGCGGTGTCCGACGCGCACGTCGCCGGGCGCGACCACCGGTGGCTGCTCGACGTCCCGGCGGATCCGATCACCGTCGTCGGTGACGCCGGCCAGCTGCACCAGGTCGTGCTCAACCTGCTCAACAACGCCCGCACGCACACCCCGCCGGGCACCGCGGTCACCACCCGTCTGTCCACAGAGGATGGTGAAGTCGTGCTGCGCGTGACCGACGACGGGCCGGGCGTCCCGCCGGAAGTCCTGCCCACCGTGTTCGAGCGGTTCGCCCGCGGCGACACCTCCCGCTCCCGCGCGGCCGGCAGCACCGGGCTCGGACTGGCCATCGTGGCCGCCGTCGTCACCGCCCACCGCGGTCGCGTCGGCGTGCAGAGCAAGCCGGGTCACACCGAATTCACGGTGCGTTTCCCCAGCTAGATCATCGGGAGCGGCTCACAGGTTCCGCACAGCCCGGCCACATGATCGGCACAACGCGGCCCGCCACCGTGGGTTCTCATGACGACCCCCGCCGACGCCTCGCGCGCACCTCGGCCGGCCGGCTCATCGCAGCGCAGCACGTCCCCGGTCCTCGACGTCGTGATCCCCGTGTACAACGAGGAGGCCGACCTCGCGCCCTGCGTGCGCCGCCTGCACGCCTACCTGTCCGACGCGCTGCCGTACCCGTTCCGCATCACCGTCGCCGACAACGCCAGCACGGACGGCACGCTCGCCATCGCGCACGCACTCGCCGCCGAACTGCCGGGTGTGCGGGTCCGCCACGTCGACGAGAAGGGCCGCGGCCGGGCGCTCAACACCGCGTGGTCGGCCTCCGACGCCCAGGTGCTCGCCTACATGGACGTGGACCTGTCCACCGACCTCGCCGCGCTGCTGCCGCTGGTCGCGCCGCTGATCTCCGGGCACTCGGACCTCGCGATCGGCTCCCGGCTCGCCCGCGGCGCCCGCGTGGTGCGCGGACCCAAGCGCGAGTTCATCTCCCGCTGCTACAACCTGATCCTGCGCGGCGCGCTCGCCGCGCGGTTCACCGACGCGCAGTGCGGCTTCAAGGCGGTCCGCGCCGACGTCGCCCGCCGGCTGCTGCCGCTGGTCGAGGACACCGGCTGGTTCTTCGACACCGAGCTGCTCGTCCTCGCGCAGCGCGCCGGCCTGCGGATCCACGAGGTGCCGGTCGACTGGGTGGACGACCCGAACTCGTCGGTCGACATCGTCGCGACCGCCACCGCCGACCTGAAGGGGGTCGCCCGCATGGTCCGGGGCTGCACGCGGGGCACGCTGCCGATCGGCCAGATCCGCGCCCAGCTCGGCCGGCACCCGATCGCCGTGACCGAACCCGGCGTACCACCGACACTGGCCCGGCAGCTGGTCCGCTTCGCCGCGATCGGGGTCGGCAGCACGCTGGCCTACCTGGTGCTCTACGTCCTGCTGCGAACCGGAGCCGGTGCGCAGCCGGCGAACCTGATCGCGCTGCTGGTCACCGCGGTCGCGAACACCGCGGCCAACCGCCGGTTCACCTTCGGTGTGCGCGGCGTAAAGGGCGCCGGGCGGCACCAGTTCGACGGACTCGTCGTCTTCGGCCTCGGGCTCGCCCTGACCAGTGGTGCGCTCGCGTTGCTGCACTCCGCCGGGGAACCCGGCCGGTTCGCCGAGCTGGCGGTGCTCGTCCTGGCCAACCTGGCCGCGACCGTCCTGCGGTTCCTGCTGTTCCGCAACTGGGTCTTCCGGAAGAACCGATAGGAGAACCGACTCGACATGTCGACTGCGGCTGTTTCCTCCGACCCGGCCCGTCCCGGGCCGGCTCCCGCCACGGCGCGCACGCGGGCCGCCGGACGGCCGCCGTGGGTGCGCCCCGCGGTCGCCGTCCTGCTGGTCGCGACCGCCGCGCTGTACCTCTGGAACCTGAGCGCGTCCGGGTACGCCAACGACTTCTACGCGATGGCCGTGCAGGCGGGGACGAAGAACTGGGAGGCCCTGTTCTTCGGATCGCTGGACCCGGGCAACGTGGTCACCGTCGACAAACCGCCGGCCTCGCTGTGGCTGATGGCGTTGTCCGGGCGGCTGCTCGGCTTCTCCAGCTTCAGCATGCTGCTGCCCAATGCCCTGTGCGGCGTGGGTTCGGTGGCACTGCTGTACGCGGCCGTGCGGCGCACCTCCGGCCCGCGGGCCGGGCTCCTCGCCGGCGCGGCGCTCGCGCTGACCCCGGTCGCGGCGCTGATGTTCAAGTTCAACAACCCCG
Proteins encoded in this window:
- a CDS encoding response regulator transcription factor gives rise to the protein MTSMNTAPSGSGKADLQHPDGSPVRILVVDDEETLAELVSMALRMEGWETRSAGSGSGAVRVARDFRPDAVVLDVMLPDFSGLEVLTRLRTEAPHLPVLFLTARDAVEDRIAGLTAGGDDYVTKPFSLEEVVLRLRALLRRSRVVAANEGSTLTVGDLTLDEDSREVFRGGDPVSLTATEFELLRFLMRNPKRVLSKAQILDRVWSYDFGGQANIVELYISYLRKKIDAGREPMIHTMRGAGYVLKPAG
- a CDS encoding HAMP domain-containing sensor histidine kinase; this translates as MSSNPQAEHAHPRRLLPSSLRGKLIAQVIALLALVCLVVGLVTEVALRSFLYHQLDDRLVAASERGTRQPPPGSWNGSPIQPPPDSLRVPGQGIGTLAVAVFPDGTTRAGVLRGSHTGSADNPFPSDPVPAGQLRTLLALPSDGKRRSVDLGTLGGYRVVSVRAPDGTLLVTGLPLAEVDETLWRLGFVFGGVALGGLLLAGGLGAITIRRTMRPLDRLADTAAKVSQLPLDRGEVALSIRVPPVDTDTRTEVGKVGAAFNQMLGHVGAALNARQASESRVRQFVADASHELRTPLAAIRGYAELARRSGEAVPPDIAFAMGRVESESARMTTLVEDLLLLARLDSGRHRVYEPVDFSRIVADAVSDAHVAGRDHRWLLDVPADPITVVGDAGQLHQVVLNLLNNARTHTPPGTAVTTRLSTEDGEVVLRVTDDGPGVPPEVLPTVFERFARGDTSRSRAAGSTGLGLAIVAAVVTAHRGRVGVQSKPGHTEFTVRFPS
- a CDS encoding bifunctional glycosyltransferase family 2/GtrA family protein, whose product is MTTPADASRAPRPAGSSQRSTSPVLDVVIPVYNEEADLAPCVRRLHAYLSDALPYPFRITVADNASTDGTLAIAHALAAELPGVRVRHVDEKGRGRALNTAWSASDAQVLAYMDVDLSTDLAALLPLVAPLISGHSDLAIGSRLARGARVVRGPKREFISRCYNLILRGALAARFTDAQCGFKAVRADVARRLLPLVEDTGWFFDTELLVLAQRAGLRIHEVPVDWVDDPNSSVDIVATATADLKGVARMVRGCTRGTLPIGQIRAQLGRHPIAVTEPGVPPTLARQLVRFAAIGVGSTLAYLVLYVLLRTGAGAQPANLIALLVTAVANTAANRRFTFGVRGVKGAGRHQFDGLVVFGLGLALTSGALALLHSAGEPGRFAELAVLVLANLAATVLRFLLFRNWVFRKNR